Sequence from the Megalops cyprinoides isolate fMegCyp1 chromosome 4, fMegCyp1.pri, whole genome shotgun sequence genome:
cctctgcagGCGGGGGTCGCAGGGTGGGGGTGCTGGTGTCTAAGGGAGGAACGGCAATTCTGCTCCAGCTGTTGCTAAGTGCTAGTAAGGACTCGCCCCCCAGTGAGGAGCTTATGTTGCAGCTCCACTCCATTCTGGCCAAAGTGGGACCAAAAGGTGAGTGCCACCTTGACCCATCCCCCCATCCTGCATTCAAACTCCACCCCTGTGTACGCATGTATAACTCACACCTCAGTATTGGTCATTCCCGCTATTTCATACATAGACTTCACAAAAcatcatcctcctctctcttgccCCTGATAATGCCCAGaaaacagactcacacacaagGCTTCCCAGTAAGTCTGCTGTCTTCAGTGTGCAGATTCTTCTGCGGCCCAGTTCCATTGGGTAAGTGAGACGGACCACATTCACACTGCATCAGCTTCAGGAGATCCAGCTGGAGCTCAGCACTGCCTCATAGTGGAGACATTGTGCCATTGCAGCATCTGAGATTGCACCTGCAGTGGTGTAGGTGTATTACGTggagtgtctctctgtgcagcagtgacagggtgggacagagagacagtctgTTTCTCTGATTAAGAGGGAGATTGTgacctgtctgtccctctctgcacagacaggaagtttGGCATCAAAGCTCGTATCCATGGAGCCCTGAACATCACAGTAAACCTCCTGAAACAGAACCTGCAGAACCATAAACTCCTGTTGCCTTGCCTACAAGTCCTGCGGGTTTACTCCAGCAACTGTGAGCACAATACTCAGCTATGTCTTTAACCATTAGTATGCCTGTGATTACAGCCCTTAACCATGTGTATAGCAATCAAATAGAATTATAGCCCTTAACCGGGTGTAGCACACTCAAATGGGAGTGTCGGCTTTAacattgtgtattgtgtgtattgtatgtattgtatcTTGTCTTGCCTgaccttgtttttctttgtgtagcTGTGAACGCTGTCTCTCTGGGAAAGAGTGGTGTTGTAGATTTGATGTTCAAAATCATCGGTCCCTACAGTAAGAAGAATACCAGTATACTGAAGTACGTACTGAGAtttaatgtgtgtgcgtgcgtgtttgtcACATTAGTTGAGTGCTGGTTCAGTAGTTTACTTCATTAGTTAAGTATGTAACACCAGTCTGTTTTTCAGAGTGGCTCTGGACACATTGGCAGCTCTGCTGAAATCAAGTGAGTAATTACAGTATACAGACTGATTACCATGACAGTACACTGACCAAGTAACATTAAAGTACACAGACTGAGTAACATTACAGTACCTAGACTAGTTAACATTACTGTACACATACTGTGAGAAATATTACTCTGCATAAATTGTCATTAGTACAGTACATGAGTAATATTACTGTACACAGACTGTCCTAAATGCGTCTTTACGAAAGCAAATCAATAACACTAATCTTTCAGTTGTAGTATCCATAAAGCTCTGTATTTGTTGAAACGAGGTTGTCttgcattttgcttttcatgttgtgttttaGTCACTGTCCTTCAGTAAATTTAAAGTCCTGTGTCATTGGTTAATCTTTGCCTCAGTAATCTCCCATTGTGCACCTCAGAGACCAATGCTCGCCGGGCGGTGGACCGTGCCTATGTGCCTATGCTGCTGGCCATCTACCAGGACTGGCATCGCAACGACACACGCCACCGGCACATGCTCATACGCaagggcattctgggatgcATCAAAAACATCACCAACATCAAGCTGGGAAGGAAGGCCTTCATTCACGCAGACGGCATGAGGATTCTGTACAGCACCTCCACTGTGGGtggcctcctctctcctcacgCCCTGTCCCAGTGCCTCCCTCTGTGTCACTGTATCTCAGCGTCTCTCCATTGTGGTGACTGCTGGTGTTGTTTTGCTGGTGCAGGAGTGCCTTCCGGTGAGGACTCTGGATCCTCTTGTTAATACCTCCAGCCTCATAATGCGGAAGTGTTTCCCCAAAAACCGCCTGCCTCTCCCCACCATCAAGAGCGTCTTCCACCACCAGCTGCCCCACGTCCCGGTGGGGGGGCCCGTCGCCCAGCTCTACAGCCAGCCGCCTGAGGGTGAGTGCTCCCTCTCTATCACACTGGCCCTGACCTCCTCTGTGTCACAGACATACCTGTCTGCTGTGGTGTGGTacagtgtgctctgtgctgttgtgtggtATGATCCAGTTTTAGGTGGTGCGTAAAGTTAGGATATTTATAGCAAAGATAATGGTTGCATAGTTAAGTAGTGGTATCAATACAAtctgtagctagctggctatctaTCTAGCTACTTAACGTCAGTTTGCAACTGCCCACTGATATTGCCAACTTGTTATACCTCATTGTAGATAAATACAAAGACAGGTTACTTACCTTGGaatgaatgtaacatttcattatCTTGGCGGGTAAAAGTCACTGGCGGCAGAAAGGGAAGGCAACCAATTAACTAATGTCAACTAACATTAGGTGGCTATCAGTTCAACATTTAAGCCTTATTAACTTTTCAGATTTCGGATTGGGTATTGGAAGTGGAACCAAAAATGCTCCCTCCAGCCTTTCTGGCTACCTGGAGTCATTGTTACAGACACCTCAGGAGCACCATTAAACGTAACGTTTAGTTTAGTTTACCTACCTGTTAGGCAATGAGGAGTATTGCGCCTGTTCTTGAATTGCTTGAAAAATGGCAGGTAGTAACCATTGCTAAAATAGGATTGGACAAGCACTATTCAGAGGAAGGCCTTAGCAAAGGGTCTTTTCTATGTGGTGTGATGTGTGGACAGATTCATAAGGCTAACTCGGGGATGGAGCTGATATGTCCCTGTGCTTCCTCTAGTGGATGATGTTGTGGATGAGAGTGACGATAATGACGACACTGAGCCTGACGCAGAGAATGACACTGAGAACGAGGAGGAAGACAAAGAACTCAACGCTCAGGTGCGGTGGCTCCACCCACATCACAAGCTTGACCAACACTACAGACTCCATCTCCAGTAGAGACTACACTCACAGCACAGGGAGTCAATGTGTCTGTGAACATAGCTTCAGCTGGGAGTTTGCCAGTAGTGATTCCATGAAGCTGTCAAATGTAATTCCTGATAGGGTACTGGTTACACCAAGGAAATGGTCACAGAGTGGTCAGTGAAAGGATTAATCCATTTGTTTCTAGTCTGGGATAAACGATCATCCACGCAGATCATCCCCACTGAACCTCCATGCGGTCACAGGCTTGCTGACACAGGTCAGGGTACCAGGGCTCCAGGGCACCAGTTACCAGGGCAACATGCCTTTAACTCACATTCCTTCCACAGCAGGATTCTGGAAATAGCTCCATTCTGTCCataaacaccacacacatgtacacacacacacacacacacaccaagcagaCACAGGCAAGCATGCATTTATAGACACATGCAGGGACATacacaggaaatgtgtttgatcagtgtactgtatgtttgcgTCTTAACCCAGAATGATGACATTGAAACGGACATCAATAAACTCCGCCCCAAAAAGAACCTGAGTAGGCCTTTTGAGGAGTTGAAGATGTATGAACGTTTTTTCCCGGAACTCTCTGAAGACTTTAAGGTAAACATTTTCCAGGGTTTGCAGTGGTGTCTCTGTCAGGGGGGAGGATTGGCAATACTGCCCACTCATTCAGGATAAAATGTATGACCCCTATGCTACCTGAAAacttataaataataaagattCCAGATTGTCGGTGTGGTTTGCAGCTATGGGGTGGCTTCTATGACACAACTGGGTATTCCGCAAACTGGGAGAAAATGGGGAAATAGTATTGAGCATTCCAGATTAAAAAAATTTGAGCCCGCCTATCATAAACACAGTTGCAGAAGATTCTTACACTCTTAGAGAAACCTGTGGCTTAATTAAGTGGCTTGCAGGTTACAAATTCTTCCCCCTCTCACTACTGTAAGCATGCTATGCTCATACAtacctgtgtctctgtgctgtgctgtgatgtgctgacacagccctgtgtctctgtgctgtgctgacacATGTGGCTGTAAGTCATAAGCTGCTGCTTCTCTTTGCAGGACTACTTTGATTGTGAGAAGACATGTTCAAACTCGGCACCACAAGCCCCGAAGTCTCTTGGCCCGATCATTGTCCCCACCGCACAGGTACAGGCCCCGGCTCGTTCGGGCTCCCCCCACGGGGAGGCCTGCCTGGCCAACGACGCATCCTGCAGCCCCCCTCTGGACCTGGACAACATTCAGATCTCCAAAGACTGTGACAGCAACCTCCGACCCCGCCCCGCAGAGGGCCTGCAGGAAGAGCTGGCGTGTGAGATGGAGCGCATTGCCCTGGACGGAGGTGTTTctccccagccaatcagagagcactCCTCTGAGCGCGAGGACGACAGCAGCTCCCACTCCTCGGGAGAGCAGGCGGTTCTGGAAGTGCCTGACACTGCCGCCTTGCTCCCGCTCCACGACCCGGAGCTTTACATCGACATGGCAAAGAGCACGCGCTCTGTCCCCAACTACACTGAGGTGGCTTACCCCGACTACTTTGGCCACGTCCCGCCCCCCTTCCGGGAACACATCCTGGAGAGGGTGTATGGGGTGCAGAGGTAAGGACACATCATGGAGAAAATAAGGTATATCAATGAGTAGAACATACCATGGAGAGCGCAGCATATATCAAGGAGCAAGTAGGGTGCACCAGAGATACCGTAGGATGCACCAAGGGTAGTGTACGGTCCACCAGGGACAGAGCAGGGTACACAAAATGGAGAGAGTAGGGTACTTTAGGGAGAGCAGAATTCATGATACAGAAAGTGGGGTGTCTCAGGGAGGGTAGTGTATGATACATAGAGCATAGGGTACTTAACAGCACAGGGATGTTAAGGGCACAGCGTTGAGGAGACCCTCTGGACATCCTGTGTTCTGCAGTGCAGTTTAGTGGTCAGCTGGGTATTTGTTTGATtcctctttgttgttgttgtgttctTATATATGTGTTACATATgtatgtagacacacacacacgtgtgtgtgtgcgtgtgcgtgtgcatgtgtgtaggtgGGTATCTATTTTTCATTGCATGATGTACTGCTACATAGTGTCAAAACCATATCTGTGCTTTTGTATTAAATTCCAAGACAGCATTTTCTTCATTATCAATTTTCCTATACTTGTAGGACAAAAATCTTCCAGGACATTGAGAGGCTAATATACCCCAGCGACATTCTTGAGAGAGTGGTGTATGATCTAGATCTGCAGAGGTGAGTCCGTCTGtttgtctccctgtctgtgtcctcTAACCCCTGAGTGCAGCTGGGAATGAGTGAGGCGGGCGTGgcctcactgctgtctctgtttcagctgTCCAATGATCAGCGACGGGGAGGCTCTGAAATTCAACTCTCAGTTTGAGTCTGGAAACCTGAGGAAAGCTGTGCAAGTGAGAAAGTAAGctgtttttatgtgtgaacCATGAGTTGACTGACTGTGGAATAATCCCTGATTCACTCATTAAGATGAATAAACAGTAATGCTGatgcctgtgtttcagtgatCATATAGCTGGAATCAGAGTGTGTgcgcgcccgtgtgtgtgtgtgtgtgtttgtgtctggtgTGTAGGCTTTTGTTGTGATTTCAACTGAAGTTTTCAAATAGACTATTCAAATAGTTGCTCTCTGCGTTATGCGTATGCAATCTATGTGGTGTGTATACATGTGCcctccatgtgtgtgtgtgtgtgtgtgtgtgtgtgtgtgtgtgtgtgtgtgtgtgtgtgtgtgttgtctgaaGGTCACACAGAGGTCACACATAGTGAATGTCACATGATTGCTCCGGTACTGCAGCTCAGCACTGATCACAGTTAAGAGGAACTGAACCGTTGTGAAATCggtcagacacagacagggattTGTTTGTGTTCCAGATTCGAGTATGACCTCATCCTGAACTCTGACATCAACAGTAACCATTACCACCAGTGGTTCTATTTCGAAGTGAGCGGCATGCGCACTGGCACCCCCTATCGCTTCAACATCATCAACTGTGAAAAGTCCAACAGCCAGTTCAACTATGGTAGGAGCTGCCCAACACCAAAGCCATTGACCTAGCTCTGCTCCAGTGCTGGAATTACACTTAAGAGCTGCTTATGTCAGTCACAATTCTGAGCAAAGACATCCTGCTATGAtacacaggaggaggagaactgACCCTCTCCACCTTACCACAGCTTAACCAGGTAGACCTTTAAACAGGTAGACCTTACCACATCTTAACCAGGTAGACCTTACCACATCTTAACCACTTAGACCTTGCCACAGCTTAACCAGGTAGACCCTACCATAGCTTTGTCAAGTAGACCCTATTACATCTTAGGCAGATGGAAATAACCAGAAATTAATCAAGTAGACCTGCTGGAGCCAACCACAGAATAACCAGTACATTGCAAACACTTTTTGCTTGGTTGGTTGATTAAATAATTACCGGTGCACATCATTGGCTCAGTAAGTTAACCACACCATTACTGGTGCACTGctttggttggttggttggttttCAGCTATACAATGTGCCTGAGCTTGATGGAATTCACACAGCTGATATCACACCTGCAGCCAGAGCACCAATAACCTGTCCACCCAATCAAATGCTTCATTACTATCCTGTAGCTGACAATGATCTGTTATATCACAGACTCTCACTGATTCATCTGTTATATCGTACACTCTTGGTGATTGGTCTGTTACATCACAGACTCTTCTTGATTGGTCTGTTACATCGCAGACACTTTCTGATTGGTCTGTTACATCAGACTTTCTCTGATTGATCTGTTACATCACAGACTCTTCTCACAGGTCTGTTCTATTACAGCATCTTTCAGATTGGTTTGATatatcacatatatatatgtcttTGATTGGTTTAATCCTGTAGCTGGTTGCATACATGCTACTGTCACAAGTGTGAACCCCACTCCGTGTCCCTGCAGGTATGCAGGCGCTGATGTACTCTGTGCAGGAAGCCATCAGCGGACGGCCTCGCTGGGTTCGGACGGGGACAGACATCTGTTACTATAAGTAAGTGTGGCTGCCTCTCAGCCTGTCAGTCTGGAACAGTGGCTGTCGGCCTGGGGTCATAGGTTGCCAAGGGGTTTGTGGAAAATTTTagaattgtttatttgtgtgagctagcattacatttacacttgtGACATCCACCAGATGAGTGATGTACCAAatgtgagtacatttaacattgcTTTACATCATAGACATTTATCCAAGTGCAGTTGAAATTGATAATACTATCGGAAGTTTAAGCAAGTTAACTGCCAGCTGTTCTACTGTAGTGTGTACAGCTATTTTTACTGAGCACACTTCACCCACTCATCAGACCCTGCCCCTAATACAGGCTCTGCCTTCATCACAGTGCAAGCAGGCAGAATCCTCAATCTGTCAGATGTAATTCTTCCAGagaccacaagggggcagtatGTTTTCGTATGTAGCTGCCTGTGAGAATGAATGTATGGAGAAAGTGGCTTTTCAGGCCTGCAAGTTAGGTCCCCCATCTCATATTTCTGCTTTTCCTGTCAGTAAAGTGTGATATTTCTAGTGTTTTTACTCCACTTACTTGCATCAACAATCTGACTGGTTGTGACTTTCCCCAACAGAAACCACTTTTCCAGGAGCTCCATTGCAGCAGGGGGACAGAAGGGCAAATCTTACTATACCCTGACCTTCACCGTGACCTTTCACCACAAGGATGATGTCTGTTACTTCGCCTACCACTACCCCTACACCTATTCCACCCTCAAGGTGCAGCACCTCTACCCCACCCTTCACCTACTGTGGTCCATTGTAAAAGGAGCCACATGGttgatttattacattacattattgacatttagcagaagttcttatccagagcgacttacatcaattacaggtttttacagtgttgtacatttatacagctggatatttattgaggtaattgcgggttaagtgccttgctcaagggtacagcagcagtgcccccacaGGGAATCAAagtggcaaccttttggttgcgagtcctgctccttaaccactatgcaacaTCTGCAGGATGAAACAATGCATGCTTTTCATTTGCAGTACACATACAGTTTACACACACGTCATCTGTACACTCTACAAACCAAATTTACATGCGCTACGTACACACTATACATACTGTACGCACCCAAACATTATATGCAGTTCATactccacacacacgcgcacacacacacacacacacacacacacacccacacacacacacacacacacatacattctcacactctcacacactcacactgtgtCATGCTCCCCTCCCTACAGATGCacctgcagaagctgcaggCCCAGTGCGCCCCCCAGATTTACTTGCGTCAGCAGGTCCTGTGTGAGACTTTGGGGGGAAACAGCTGCCCCCTGCTAACCATCACTGCCATGCCAGAGTCCTCCTCCTGTGACCACATCTGCCAATTCAGTGAGTATTCAGTGACCACATCTTCTGATTCAGTGGAGGTACTCCAACTAGAGTGTCTGATTCGGTCAGTATGCTGCCTCTGATTCAGTGACTATTCTTCTTCTGACTCGGTACGTATTTTGCATCTGACTTAGTTTCCTGTATCTGATTCAGTGGTTCTTAGTGTTGGTGGCTCTGGGTGAGTATCTGACTGAGACTCTGATGGATTGAGCCCTGACCACTGTGACACTTCTGGTGGGACACAGTGATCAGTGCTGTGGCTGTAGGTTCTGCCGTTACAGTGTACGGCTGTCTGTGTCCAGGGAACCGGCCGTACGTGTTCCTGACGGCACGGGTGCACCCTGGAGAGACCAACGCCAGCTGGGTGATGAAGGGAACTCTGGAGTTCCTGATGAGCTGCAGCCCTGTGGCCCAGAGCCTGAGGGAGGCCTACATTTTTAAGATTGTCCCCCTGCTCAACCCAGACGGAGTCATCAACGGCAAGTGAGTCACAGCACCAGCGGCCCCTCCCTGTCCTATAGCACTGTAACCCCCTTGCTGTAGCACTGTTTCTACTGTCCGATAGTACAGTATGCCCCTGCTATCCTATAgcatcaacccccccccc
This genomic interval carries:
- the agtpbp1 gene encoding cytosolic carboxypeptidase 1; translation: MNKPKMTTEKGIPSNSRVLMLLGQLERMSGEAVLADVETARHVTAKILHLIQTQEKIRKEIMAKGSTGMEVILTSLESSRDLQTVLNILYILNELVSVGGGRRVGVLVSKGGTAILLQLLLSASKDSPPSEELMLQLHSILAKVGPKDRKFGIKARIHGALNITVNLLKQNLQNHKLLLPCLQVLRVYSSNSVNAVSLGKSGVVDLMFKIIGPYSKKNTSILKVALDTLAALLKSKTNARRAVDRAYVPMLLAIYQDWHRNDTRHRHMLIRKGILGCIKNITNIKLGRKAFIHADGMRILYSTSTECLPVRTLDPLVNTSSLIMRKCFPKNRLPLPTIKSVFHHQLPHVPVGGPVAQLYSQPPEVDDVVDESDDNDDTEPDAENDTENEEEDKELNAQNDDIETDINKLRPKKNLSRPFEELKMYERFFPELSEDFKDYFDCEKTCSNSAPQAPKSLGPIIVPTAQVQAPARSGSPHGEACLANDASCSPPLDLDNIQISKDCDSNLRPRPAEGLQEELACEMERIALDGGVSPQPIREHSSEREDDSSSHSSGEQAVLEVPDTAALLPLHDPELYIDMAKSTRSVPNYTEVAYPDYFGHVPPPFREHILERVYGVQRTKIFQDIERLIYPSDILERVVYDLDLQSCPMISDGEALKFNSQFESGNLRKAVQVRKFEYDLILNSDINSNHYHQWFYFEVSGMRTGTPYRFNIINCEKSNSQFNYGMQALMYSVQEAISGRPRWVRTGTDICYYKNHFSRSSIAAGGQKGKSYYTLTFTVTFHHKDDVCYFAYHYPYTYSTLKMHLQKLQAQCAPQIYLRQQVLCETLGGNSCPLLTITAMPESSSCDHICQFRNRPYVFLTARVHPGETNASWVMKGTLEFLMSCSPVAQSLREAYIFKIVPLLNPDGVINGNHRCSLSGEDLNRQWQSPNAELHPTIFHTKGLLQYLAATQRAPLVFCDYHGHSRKKNVFMYGCSIKETVWQTNVSATSYDLHEDLGYRTLPKILSQLAPAFSMSSCSFVVEKSKEATARVVVWREIGVQKSYTMESTLCGCDQGKYKGLQMGTRELEEMGAQFCVALLRLKRLTSPLDFRQHAHFLDVESELIETNCKVISPTTYVLEEDEPSFLEEVDYSAESNEENGNETAGDDDRLSDSESTLRDSLS